Proteins encoded by one window of Vitis vinifera cultivar Pinot Noir 40024 chromosome 10, ASM3070453v1:
- the LOC100852589 gene encoding protein NRT1/ PTR FAMILY 4.5-like has protein sequence MIPMQEKGEELVEGKVDWKGRTAIKNKHGGQRFSSLILASFALENMATVALAVNLVTYFNGVMHFSIADAANELTNYMGTAYILSIVVAFLADAYIGRFYAVLVSAFIELVGLGLLAVQAHYPKLKPPTCVIFDPTADCQQVHGGNAALLFVALYLVAAGTAGIKAALPTHGADQFDEKDPQEAMQMSSFFNGLLLALCVGGAVSLTLVVWIQDNKGWDKGFGVPTLAIFLAMIVFAVGLPRYRIHVIQGTSAITEIIQVLVASFRNRKLPLPDDPAELYEIDKDKEAATEAEFLPHRDIYRFLDKAAIQTTLLGNSDKPETPNPWKLCRVTQVENAKIIAGMVPIFCCTIIMTLCLAQLQTFSIEQGLTMDTRVANSFNIPPASLPILPVIFMIILIPVYDRIFVPYARGITGLRTGITHLQRIGVGLVLSAISMATSAVMEALRKRVARDNNMLDAIPVLQPLPISVFWLSFQYFIFGIADLFTYVGLLEFFYSEAPKAIKSISTCFLWSSMALGYYFSTVVVNIVNRATKGITRSGGWLAGNNINRNHLNLFYWLLSILSVINFFVYLFVAKRYKYRPQALVAPIANEENKNNKASV, from the exons ATGATTCCCATGCAGGAGAAAGGTGAGGAGCTTGTTGAGGGAAAGGTAGATTGGAAAGGAAGAACAGCTATAAAGAATAAACATGGAGGACAACGGTTTTCTTCGCTAATTCTAG CATCATTTGCTCTTGAAAACATGGCAACTGTGGCACTGGCAGTGAACCTTGTGACATACTTTAATGGGGTGATGCATTTTTCAATCGCTGATGCAGCTAACGAGCTAACCAACTACATGGGAACTGCTTACATTCTCTCCATTGTGGTGGCCTTTCTGGCAGATGCTTATATTGGCAGATTCTATGCTGTTCTTGTTTCAGCATTCATTGAGCTTGTG GGACTTGGATTGTTAGCTGTACAAGCTCACTACCCCAAACTTAAGCCACCTACTTGCGTCATCTTTGATCCAACTGCTGACTGCCAGCAAGTTCATGGAGGCAATGCTGCACTTCTCTTTGTTGCCCTCTATTTGGTTGCTGCTGGCACTGCAGGAATCAAAGCTGCATTGCCAACACATGGTGCTGATCAATTTGATGAGAAAGACCCACAAGAGGCAATGCAAATGTCCAGTTTCTTCAATGGGCTTTTACTAGCTTTGTGCGTTGGGGGTGCAGTTAGTTTGACACTtgttgtgtggattcaagacaATAAAGGATGGGACAAGGGCTTTGGGGTCCCCACATTAGCGATATTCTTGGCCATGATAGTCTTTGCTGTTGGATTGCCTCGGTACAGGATACATGTCATTCAGGGAACTAGTGCCATCACAGAAATTATACAG GTACTTGTTGCATCATTCCGCAACCGAAAACTTCCCCTTCCTGATGACCCTGCAGAGCTCTATGAGATTGACAAGGACAAGGAAGCTGCTACAGAAGCAGAATTTCTACCTCACAGAGACATTTACAG GTTCCTAGACAAAGCAGCCATCCAAACAACCCTCCTAGGAAATTCTGACAAACCAGAAACTCCAAATCCATGGAAACTTTGCAGGGTCACCCAAGTGGAAAATGCAAAGATCATAGCAGGCATGGTCCCAATCTTCTGCTGCACCATCATCATGACCCTTTGCCTCGCTCAGCTCCAAACCTTTTCCATCGAACAAGGGCTCACCATGGACACAAGGGTCGCCAATTCATTCAATATACCACCTGCGTCACTCCCCATCCTCCCAGTCATCTTCATGATCATCCTAATCCCCGTGTATGATCGTATCTTCGTGCCCTACGCCCGTGGCATTACTGGCCTCCGCACGGGCATCACCCACCTGCAGCGCATTGGCGTTGGCCTAGTTCTCTCCGCAATTTCCATGGCAACCTCTGCTGTAATGGAAGCCCTAAGGAAAAGAGTGGCACGAGACAACAACATGCTTGACGCCATCCCAGTACTTCAGCCACTTCCCATTAGCGTTTTCTGGCTATCTTTCCAGTACTTCATTTTTGGCATTGCAGACTTGTTTACCTACGTGGGACTCCTGGAGTTTTTCTACTCTGAGGCACCAAAAGCCATTAAATCCATCTCTACTTGCTTCCTGTGGAGCTCCATGGCACTTGGGTATTATTTCAGTACCGTAGTTGTTAATATAGTAAACAGAGCAACTAAAGGAATAACAAGAAGCGGAGGATGGTTAGCTGGAAACAACATCAACAGGAACCATCTCAATCTCTTTTACTGGTTGCTTTCCATACTGAGTGTGATCAACTTTTTCGTCTACTTATTTGTTGCAAAGAGGTACAAGTACAGGCCTCAGGCCCTAGTGGCTCCGATTGCGAATGAGGAGAATAAGAACAACAAGGCATCGgtataa